TGTTACTTCTGTCTTTTAATGGAGCAATGAAAATGACGTATTTTCTTGTGCAACCTGTGGCTGTTGACCACGTTGGAATGCTGTTACGCCAGTACGAGCTAATTCTTTAATACCATAAGGTCGTAAGAGTTCAATTAACGCTTCAACCTTTTCTGGTTTACCAGTTACCTGAACAGATAATGTATCTTTACTTACATCAATAACAGTTGCACGGAAAGGTTCAATAATACCTTGTATTTCAGCACGTAGCTGGCTGTTACTAACGATTTTAATTAGTGCAAGCTCACGTGCAACAATGGCTTTATCTGTAATATCAGAAACCTTTAGCACGTCGATTTGTTTATTGAGTTGTTTTGTTACTTGTTCTAGTTTTTGATTATCTTCTACATCGACAACAAATGTTATTTTTGAAACTCCATCGACCTCAGTACGACCGACAGAAATACTTTCAAT
The nucleotide sequence above comes from Paraliobacillus zengyii. Encoded proteins:
- the ilvN gene encoding acetolactate synthase small subunit; the protein is MKRIITATVQNRSGVLNRITGLLQKRQFNIESISVGRTEVDGVSKITFVVDVEDNQKLEQVTKQLNKQIDVLKVSDITDKAIVARELALIKIVSNSQLRAEIQGIIEPFRATVIDVSKDTLSVQVTGKPEKVEALIELLRPYGIKELARTGVTAFQRGQQPQVAQENTSFSLLH